One Cervus canadensis isolate Bull #8, Minnesota chromosome 12, ASM1932006v1, whole genome shotgun sequence DNA window includes the following coding sequences:
- the RNF19A gene encoding E3 ubiquitin-protein ligase RNF19A isoform X1 — protein MQEQEIDFIFKYNEGLCVNTDPDSVLMSILDMSLHRQMGSDRDLQSSASSVSLPSVKKAPKKRRISIGSLFRRKKDNKRKSRELNGGVDGIASIESIHSEMCTDKNSIFSTNTSSDNGLTSISKQVGDFIECPLCLLRHSKDRFPEIMTCHHRSCVDCLRQYLRIEISESRVNISCPECTERFNPHDIRLILSDDVLMEKYEEFMLRRWLVADPDCRWCPAPDCGYAVIAFGCASCPKLTCGREGCGTEFCYHCKQIWHPNQTCDAARQERAQSLRLRTIRSSSISYSQESGAAADDIKPCPRCAAYIIKMNDGSCNHMTCAVCGCEFCWLCMKEISDLHYLSPSGCTFWGKKPWSRKKKILWQLGTLVGAPVGIALIAGIAIPAMIIGIPVYVGRKIHNRYEGKDVSKHKRNLAIAGGVTLSVIVSPVVAAVTVGIGVPIMLAYVYGVVPISLCRSGGCGVSAGNGKGVRIEFDDENDINVGGTNTAVDTTSVAEARHNPSIGEGSVGGLTGSLSASGSHMDRIGAIRDNLSETASTTALAGASITGSLSGSAMVNCFNRLEVQADVQKERYSLSGESGTVSLGTVSDNASTKAMAGSILNSYIPLDKEGNSMEVQVDIESKPSKFRHNSGSSSVEDGSASRSHPGGSSGGLPEGKSSATKWSKEATAGKKSKSGKLRKKSNMKINETREDMDAQLLEQQSTNSSEFEAPSLSDSMPSVADSHSSHFSEFSCSDLESMKTSCSHGSTDYHARFATVNILPEVENDRLENSPHQCSISVLTQTASCSEVPQLNHIAEEHGNSGIKPSVDLYFGSALKETNNNHSHQTMELKVAIQTDI, from the exons ATGCAAGAACAagaaatagattttatctttaaatataatGAAGGGCTGTGTGTAAACACAGACcctgactcagttctaatgagcatTTTAGACATGAGTTTACATCGGCAGATGGGTTCAGATCGAGATCTTCAGTCTTCTGCTTCATCTGTGAGCTTGCCTTCAGTCAAAAAGGCtcccaaaaaaagaagaatttcaatAGGCTCTCTGTTTCGGAGGAAAAAGGATAACAAACGTAAATCAAGGGAGCTGAATGGCGGGGTGGATGGAATTGCAAGTATTGAGAGTATACATTCTGAAATGTGTACTGATAAGAACTCCATTTTCTCTACAAATACCTCCTCTGACAATGGGCTAACTTCCATCAGCAAACAAGTTGGAGACTTTATAGAGTGCCCCTTGTGCCTTTTGCGGCATTCTAAAGACAGATTTCCTGAAATAATGACTTGTCATCATAGATCTTGTGTGGATTGCTTACGACAGTATCTGAGGATAGAAATTTCTGAAAGTAGAGTTAATATCAGTTGCCCAGAATGTACTGAAAGGTTTAATCCCCACGATATCCGCTTGATATTAAGTGATGATGTCTtgatggaaaaatatgaagaatttatGCTTAGACGGTGGCTCGTTGCAGATCCTGATTGTAGGTGGTGTCCAGCTCCAGACTGTGG GTATGCTGTGATAGCATTTGGATGTGCTAGCTGTCCAAAATTAACTTGTGGGCGAGAAGGCTGTGGAACAGAGTTTTGCTACCACTGTAAGCAGATTTGGCACCCCAATCAGACCTGTGATGCTGCTCGACAGGAGAGAGCTCAGAGTTTACGTCTGAGAACTATACGTTCTTCATCCATTAGTTATAGTCAAGAGTCTGGAGCAGCAG CTGATGATATAAAACCGTGTCCACGATGTGCTGCTTATATAATAAAGATGAACGATGGGAGCTGCAATCACATGACGTGTGCCGTCTGTGGTTGTGAGTTTTGTTGGTTGTGTATGAAAGAGATCTCAGATTTACATTATCTAAG tcCATCAGGATGTACTTTTTgggggaagaaaccctggagccgaaagaagaaaatattgtgGCAGCTGGGCACACTTGTTGGTGCTCCTGTAGGAATTGCCTTAATAGCTGGCATTGCTATCCCTGCCATGATCATTGGCATTCCTGTGTATGTGGGCCGGAAG atTCACAATCGATATGAAGGCAAGGATGTTTCAAAGCACAAACGGAATTTGGCCATAGCAGGGGGTGTAACATTGTCCGTAATCGTGTCTCCCGTTGTAGCTGCAGTAACTGTAG GTATTGGTGTTCCTATTATGTTAGCTTATGTCTATGGTGTTGTTCCAATTTCTCTCTGTCGAAGCGGAGGTTGTGGAGTCTCAGCAGGCAATGGAAAAGGAGTCAGGATTGAGTTTGATGatgaaaatgatataaatgttGGTGGAACAAATACAGCTGTAG ATACAACTTCGGTAGCAGAAGCAAGACACAACCCCAGCATAGGGGAGGGCAGCGTTGGTGGTCTGACTGGCAGCTTGAGCGCCAGCGGGAGCCACATGGACCGCATAGGGGCCATCCGCGACAACCTGAGTGAGACGGCCAGCACCACGGCGCTCGCCGGGGCCAGTATCACCGGGAGCCTGTCGGGGAGTGCCATGGTGAACTGTTTCAACAG GTTGGAAGTACAAGCAGATGTACAGAAAGAACGGTACAGTCTAAGTGGAGAGTCCGGCACAGTCAGCTTGGGGACAGTTAGTGATAATGCCAGCACCAAGGCAATGGCAGGATCCATTCTGAATTCCTACATCCCATTGGACAA AGAAGgcaacagtatggaggttcaaGTAGATATTGAATCAAAGCCATCCAAGTTCAGGCACAACAGTGGAAGCAGCAGTGTGGAGGATGGCAGTGCCTCCCGAAGCCACCCTGGGGGTTCGTCTGGTGGCTTGCCTGAAGGTAAATCCAGTGCCACCAAGTGGTCCAAAGAAGCAACAgcaggaaagaaatcaaaaagtgGTAAATTGAGGAAAAAGAGTAACATGAAGATAAACGAGACCCGAGAGGACATGGATGCACAATTGTTAGAACAACAAAGCACGAACTCAAGTGAATTTGAGGCTCCATCCCTCAGTGACAGTATGCCGTCCGTAGCTGATTCCCACTCTAGTCACTTTTCTGAATTTAGTTGTTCTGACCTAGAAAGCATGAAAACTTCTTGTAGTCATGGTTCCACTGATTATCATGCCCGCTTTGCTACTGTTAATATTCTTCCTGAGGTAGAAAATGACCGACTGGAAAATTCCCCCCATCAGTGTAGCATTTCTGTGCTTACCCAAACTGCTTCATGTTCAGAAGTTCCACAGTTGAATCATATTGCAGAAGAACATGGTAACAGTGGAATAAAACCCAGTGTTGATTTATATTTTGGCAGTGCgctaaaagaaacaaataacaacCACTCACATCAGACAATGGAATTAAAAGTTGCAATTCAGACTGATATATAG
- the RNF19A gene encoding E3 ubiquitin-protein ligase RNF19A isoform X2 produces the protein MYAVIAFGCASCPKLTCGREGCGTEFCYHCKQIWHPNQTCDAARQERAQSLRLRTIRSSSISYSQESGAAADDIKPCPRCAAYIIKMNDGSCNHMTCAVCGCEFCWLCMKEISDLHYLSPSGCTFWGKKPWSRKKKILWQLGTLVGAPVGIALIAGIAIPAMIIGIPVYVGRKIHNRYEGKDVSKHKRNLAIAGGVTLSVIVSPVVAAVTVGIGVPIMLAYVYGVVPISLCRSGGCGVSAGNGKGVRIEFDDENDINVGGTNTAVDTTSVAEARHNPSIGEGSVGGLTGSLSASGSHMDRIGAIRDNLSETASTTALAGASITGSLSGSAMVNCFNRLEVQADVQKERYSLSGESGTVSLGTVSDNASTKAMAGSILNSYIPLDKEGNSMEVQVDIESKPSKFRHNSGSSSVEDGSASRSHPGGSSGGLPEGKSSATKWSKEATAGKKSKSGKLRKKSNMKINETREDMDAQLLEQQSTNSSEFEAPSLSDSMPSVADSHSSHFSEFSCSDLESMKTSCSHGSTDYHARFATVNILPEVENDRLENSPHQCSISVLTQTASCSEVPQLNHIAEEHGNSGIKPSVDLYFGSALKETNNNHSHQTMELKVAIQTDI, from the exons at GTATGCTGTGATAGCATTTGGATGTGCTAGCTGTCCAAAATTAACTTGTGGGCGAGAAGGCTGTGGAACAGAGTTTTGCTACCACTGTAAGCAGATTTGGCACCCCAATCAGACCTGTGATGCTGCTCGACAGGAGAGAGCTCAGAGTTTACGTCTGAGAACTATACGTTCTTCATCCATTAGTTATAGTCAAGAGTCTGGAGCAGCAG CTGATGATATAAAACCGTGTCCACGATGTGCTGCTTATATAATAAAGATGAACGATGGGAGCTGCAATCACATGACGTGTGCCGTCTGTGGTTGTGAGTTTTGTTGGTTGTGTATGAAAGAGATCTCAGATTTACATTATCTAAG tcCATCAGGATGTACTTTTTgggggaagaaaccctggagccgaaagaagaaaatattgtgGCAGCTGGGCACACTTGTTGGTGCTCCTGTAGGAATTGCCTTAATAGCTGGCATTGCTATCCCTGCCATGATCATTGGCATTCCTGTGTATGTGGGCCGGAAG atTCACAATCGATATGAAGGCAAGGATGTTTCAAAGCACAAACGGAATTTGGCCATAGCAGGGGGTGTAACATTGTCCGTAATCGTGTCTCCCGTTGTAGCTGCAGTAACTGTAG GTATTGGTGTTCCTATTATGTTAGCTTATGTCTATGGTGTTGTTCCAATTTCTCTCTGTCGAAGCGGAGGTTGTGGAGTCTCAGCAGGCAATGGAAAAGGAGTCAGGATTGAGTTTGATGatgaaaatgatataaatgttGGTGGAACAAATACAGCTGTAG ATACAACTTCGGTAGCAGAAGCAAGACACAACCCCAGCATAGGGGAGGGCAGCGTTGGTGGTCTGACTGGCAGCTTGAGCGCCAGCGGGAGCCACATGGACCGCATAGGGGCCATCCGCGACAACCTGAGTGAGACGGCCAGCACCACGGCGCTCGCCGGGGCCAGTATCACCGGGAGCCTGTCGGGGAGTGCCATGGTGAACTGTTTCAACAG GTTGGAAGTACAAGCAGATGTACAGAAAGAACGGTACAGTCTAAGTGGAGAGTCCGGCACAGTCAGCTTGGGGACAGTTAGTGATAATGCCAGCACCAAGGCAATGGCAGGATCCATTCTGAATTCCTACATCCCATTGGACAA AGAAGgcaacagtatggaggttcaaGTAGATATTGAATCAAAGCCATCCAAGTTCAGGCACAACAGTGGAAGCAGCAGTGTGGAGGATGGCAGTGCCTCCCGAAGCCACCCTGGGGGTTCGTCTGGTGGCTTGCCTGAAGGTAAATCCAGTGCCACCAAGTGGTCCAAAGAAGCAACAgcaggaaagaaatcaaaaagtgGTAAATTGAGGAAAAAGAGTAACATGAAGATAAACGAGACCCGAGAGGACATGGATGCACAATTGTTAGAACAACAAAGCACGAACTCAAGTGAATTTGAGGCTCCATCCCTCAGTGACAGTATGCCGTCCGTAGCTGATTCCCACTCTAGTCACTTTTCTGAATTTAGTTGTTCTGACCTAGAAAGCATGAAAACTTCTTGTAGTCATGGTTCCACTGATTATCATGCCCGCTTTGCTACTGTTAATATTCTTCCTGAGGTAGAAAATGACCGACTGGAAAATTCCCCCCATCAGTGTAGCATTTCTGTGCTTACCCAAACTGCTTCATGTTCAGAAGTTCCACAGTTGAATCATATTGCAGAAGAACATGGTAACAGTGGAATAAAACCCAGTGTTGATTTATATTTTGGCAGTGCgctaaaagaaacaaataacaacCACTCACATCAGACAATGGAATTAAAAGTTGCAATTCAGACTGATATATAG